A segment of the Panicum hallii strain FIL2 chromosome 1, PHallii_v3.1, whole genome shotgun sequence genome:
GAAGGGAAAGGGAAAGAACCGGAGCTGGAATGCCGCTACAAGCAAAGTGTGGGCGGCACCCCGGCCCGGAGAGACGAAAAGGTGCGGGGAGCAGCTACCGCCCGGAGCAGCCAGGAGGAGGGATTCAGGTTCTGGAGGCTCCAGCGCGGTGACGGCTCCTACGTGGGGGAGCCGGCCctcaagcgccagaagacggtggaggcggaggggcAGAGCAACTCTCGGGCTCTGCTGCCTCCGCCgcaacagcagcagccgcaggagatcccaccaccgccgccaatGATGTGGCGCCTAGCGACGCCGCCATCACCACCATCGGAGTCAGGGCCACaagccccgcccccgccgctggGAGCGCCCTCAGCGGGAGGCCCCCACCCGAGGACCGGGGAGTCTTCAGCGGGAAAGGAGATCCCCCCAATCGCTCAGGGAGGTTGGGAGTGGCTCGACTTCGTGTAAGTAGACTTCTAGAGCTTTTCTTTGTTCCATTTAATTTCTGGGCCATAACCCCGTTGGTGTGTACTAGGCCCCTTTTTGCAAACGCGCCGACCGCGTCTGCCGGTGATTCACCGACCGGGGGGTCCGGCCCCCACCCAGCTTCATCCTCCCCCGCTGGGAAGTCGGCGACAGCACCAGCAGGGTCTTCGTCCCCGCCAGCACCGGAAGAGTCCGGACCTGGAGGTCCGGAATCGGAGGCCGCACCCCTAGGGTCCGAAGCCGCACCTCAAGAGGAGGCTGCCCGGCCTACTGCGACAGCTGAAGTGCTAGCTGCGGCGGCAGCGCTAGATGCCACGGCGGAGGCCCCTCCAGCAGAGCCGGCTGCAGAGGAGGCTGTGGCGGCGGTAGAGGCAGCAGCGCCGGAGGTCGCCAGCTCCGCCCCACCACCCGTGCAGGAGGAGAAGCCGGAGGTGGTGTACGGGAGGCACCTTCTTCCGAACCCGGTGGAAATCCCTCTTCCCCGCCTCCTGATCAAGGCCCAGCGGGCGCAGGAGGAGGCAGAGGCGGGCTTCCaacgggagtgggagaagctggaggcggagcgcctccggctctccgactgggagctcCGCCTAGGGGACCGGATCAAGACGGTCGCCTCCCACCATGCCGACGAGCGAGCCCAGCTCGAGCAGGAGCGCGACGACCTGCAGGAGCAGCTGCAGAAGGTCCTCGAGCGAGAGGCGGCGGTTGCTCGGCGGGAGAGAGCGGCCGTCCGGAAGGAGGCGGAGCTTATCGAGCGGGAGCTCGGGATGGAGGAGAGGTCGAGGTCGCCCTCGAGCTGACCAACCATGCCAAGGCAgcgctgaagctgatcgaagagcAGCGCGCCG
Coding sequences within it:
- the LOC112898323 gene encoding fibrous sheath CABYR-binding protein-like — translated: MTGEAFSLESLVLPSGIKALRKDQALRSAVLASMPTLDEGGLAVRQVGGDPNRGIHIPGASPDRQQRTSQCPSGSSHGGPAPAGEGKGKEPELECRYKQSVGGTPARRDEKVRGAATARSSQEEGFRFWRLQRGDGSYVGEPALKRQKTVEAEGQSNSRALLPPPQQQQPQEIPPPPPMMWRLATPPSPPSESGPQAPPPPLGAPSAGGPHPRTGESSAGKEIPPIAQGGWEWLDFVPLFANAPTASAGDSPTGGSGPHPASSSPAGKSATAPAGSSSPPAPEESGPGGPESEAAPLGSEAAPQEEAARPTATAEVLAAAAALDATAEAPPAEPAAEEAVAAVEAAAPEVASSAPPPVQEEKPEVVYGRHLLPNPVEIPLPRLLIKAQRAQEEAEAGFQREWEKLEVEVALELTNHAKAALKLIEEQRAALAEREAVVVKGEANLALHQEELATRTQGLQEREASLQEREAKVEEFLAEWSASIDRVVRWADEVNPSLDALGLSPIQVAGAPPSLGAVLSVLDSAAERLRHLESAILDRLETEGRTVAWGMVEYILTCFWSHDPAFPLTPVLVGPVRATVTAAQEGVQEAADMVASRVQRCPGPARRRDSSGPPEL